The following proteins are encoded in a genomic region of Natrinema sp. DC36:
- the sufB gene encoding Fe-S cluster assembly protein SufB, whose protein sequence is MSSDQDHLKETDTEARFEFKKEENSAVRSGKGLTEEVIRMISDDKDEPDWMLERRLRALEQYQNMPMPSDWPGMPDLSELDVEEIIPYIRPDVDKREGVDDWTELPDEIKDTFDKLGIPEAEKNALSGVGAQYESEVVYQNMQEQWEEKGVVFCNMDEAVREHPELVKEHFMTTCVPPSDNKFAALHGAVWSGGSFVYVPEDVTVEMPVQAYFRMNSEGMGQFEHTLIIAEEGSEVHYIEGCSAPKYGTHNLHSGGVEVFVGEDAHVQYSTVQNWSKNTFNLNTKRAICEENGTMEWVSGSMGSKVTMLYPCTILKGRGSTDTHITIALAGEGQDIDTGAKVYHNAPDTSSTIESKSISKDGGRTNYRGLVHIADGAENSSTAVECDALMFDNESTSDTMPYMEIEESKVDVAHEATVGKIGDEDIFYLQSRGLDDDDAKKMIVAGFIEPITEELPIEYAVELNRLIELEMEGSLG, encoded by the coding sequence ATGAGTTCCGATCAAGACCACCTAAAAGAGACAGACACTGAGGCCCGGTTCGAGTTCAAGAAGGAAGAGAACTCCGCCGTTAGATCCGGGAAGGGCCTGACCGAGGAGGTCATCCGCATGATCTCCGACGACAAGGACGAGCCCGACTGGATGCTCGAGCGGCGTCTCCGCGCGCTCGAGCAGTACCAGAATATGCCGATGCCGTCCGACTGGCCCGGCATGCCCGACCTCTCCGAACTGGACGTCGAAGAGATCATCCCCTACATCCGCCCGGACGTCGACAAGCGCGAAGGCGTCGACGACTGGACGGAGCTGCCGGACGAGATCAAGGACACGTTCGACAAGCTGGGCATTCCGGAAGCCGAGAAGAACGCACTCTCCGGCGTCGGCGCCCAGTACGAGTCCGAGGTCGTCTACCAGAACATGCAAGAGCAGTGGGAGGAGAAGGGCGTCGTCTTCTGTAACATGGACGAGGCCGTTCGCGAGCACCCCGAACTCGTCAAAGAGCACTTCATGACGACCTGCGTGCCGCCGAGCGACAACAAGTTCGCCGCGCTCCACGGGGCCGTCTGGTCCGGCGGGTCGTTCGTGTACGTCCCCGAAGACGTTACCGTCGAGATGCCCGTTCAGGCCTACTTCCGTATGAACTCGGAAGGGATGGGGCAGTTCGAGCACACCCTCATCATCGCCGAGGAAGGCTCCGAAGTCCACTACATCGAGGGCTGTTCCGCACCGAAGTACGGCACCCACAACCTCCACTCGGGCGGCGTCGAGGTCTTCGTCGGCGAGGACGCGCACGTTCAGTACTCGACCGTCCAGAACTGGTCGAAGAACACGTTCAACCTGAACACCAAGCGCGCCATCTGCGAGGAAAACGGCACGATGGAGTGGGTCTCGGGCAGCATGGGATCGAAAGTGACCATGCTCTATCCGTGTACCATCCTCAAGGGTCGCGGCTCGACCGACACCCACATCACCATCGCCCTGGCGGGCGAGGGCCAGGATATCGACACCGGAGCGAAGGTCTACCACAACGCGCCGGATACCAGTTCGACCATCGAGTCCAAGTCGATCTCCAAGGACGGCGGCCGCACCAACTATCGCGGGCTCGTCCACATCGCCGACGGCGCCGAGAACTCCTCGACTGCGGTGGAGTGCGACGCGCTGATGTTCGACAACGAGTCCACCTCGGACACCATGCCGTACATGGAGATCGAGGAGTCGAAGGTCGACGTCGCTCACGAGGCGACCGTCGGCAAGATCGGCGACGAGGACATCTTCTACCTCCAGTCGCGCGGACTGGACGACGACGACGCAAAGAAGATGATCGTCGCCGGCTTCATCGAGCCGATCACGGAGGAACTGCCGATCGAGTACGCGGTCGAACTCAACCGTCTCATCGAACTCGAGATGGAGGGGAGCCTCGGATAA
- a CDS encoding DNA-directed DNA polymerase translates to MTEAGQTGLTEFGGDSEETDDRPAEEAVAIAGNGGSNAAEVIDVVEETLPEPEGELELAVMQVDYTIAGYGDEERPIMHVFGRTPDGTLEHVQFVGFRPYFYTPTETLERPPAEQYDRLTGSEEYDENGEPYESIRGEKLTKIFGQTPRDVGQIRDDFDHFEADILFPNRFLIDKDIRSGIRVPERRADDDSLVVPHTEVEAADVDADPRVNTFDIEVDDRQGFPEDGEEPIVCLTSHDSYDDEYIMWLYEAPIGDGEIPTEIDDYDPIEGDIDHEVRAFAEEEAMLEAFIEYIDDTDPDILTGWNFEDFDAPYFLDRLEELAGPHHEYDLSIDQLSRVDEVWRSNWGGPDIKGRIVFDLLYAYQRTVFSELDSYRLDAVGEAELGVGKERYAGDIGDLWEGDPTRLLEYNLRDVELCVELDRQQEIITFWDEVRSFVGCKLEDAPTPGDAVDMYVLHEAYGRFALPSKGQQEAGEEYEGGAVFEPITGVKENVTVLDLKSLYPMCMTTINASPETRVDPDEYDGETYVAPTRPEPTHFRKEPDGVMREMINELLAEREEKKSQRNEYEPGSREYEQYDRQQGAVKVIMNSLYGVSGWEQFRLYDKDAASAITATGREVIEFTDTAAGELDYTVAYGDTDSVMLELGPDVSKEEALEQSFEIEEYINGRYDDFAREDLNAEEHRFQIEFEKLYRRFFQAGKKKRYAGHITWKEGKDVNNVDIVGFEYQRSDIAPITKEVQHRVIEMIVREGDVEGAKEYVNGIIEDVLDGDISLEDIAIPGGIGKRLDNYDTDTAQVRGAKYANLLLGTNFQRGSKPKRLYLDRVDPSFFERLEAEEGFDARTDPLYGAFKRDPDVICFEYEDQIPEEFEVDYDKMLEKTLQGPIERILEALDISWDEVKSGQEQTGLDSYM, encoded by the coding sequence ATGACTGAGGCGGGCCAGACCGGACTCACGGAGTTCGGCGGCGACTCCGAGGAGACCGACGACCGGCCGGCAGAAGAGGCGGTTGCCATCGCCGGTAACGGCGGATCGAACGCCGCAGAGGTGATCGACGTCGTCGAGGAGACTCTCCCCGAACCCGAGGGCGAACTCGAACTCGCCGTGATGCAGGTCGACTACACGATCGCCGGCTACGGCGACGAGGAGCGACCGATCATGCACGTGTTCGGGCGGACGCCCGACGGCACGCTCGAGCACGTTCAGTTCGTCGGCTTCAGGCCGTACTTCTACACGCCGACGGAGACGCTCGAGCGGCCCCCAGCGGAGCAGTACGACCGGCTCACCGGCAGCGAGGAGTACGACGAGAATGGCGAGCCCTACGAGAGCATTCGGGGCGAGAAACTCACCAAAATCTTCGGCCAGACGCCCCGGGACGTCGGGCAGATCCGAGACGACTTCGATCACTTCGAGGCCGACATCCTGTTCCCGAACCGGTTTCTGATCGACAAGGACATCCGGAGCGGCATTCGGGTGCCGGAGCGACGCGCGGACGACGATTCACTGGTCGTCCCCCACACCGAAGTCGAGGCGGCCGACGTCGACGCCGACCCTCGCGTGAACACGTTCGACATCGAGGTCGACGACCGACAGGGGTTCCCCGAGGACGGCGAGGAGCCGATCGTCTGTCTGACGAGCCACGATTCGTACGACGACGAGTACATCATGTGGCTCTACGAGGCCCCGATCGGCGACGGCGAGATCCCCACCGAAATCGACGACTACGACCCCATCGAGGGGGATATCGACCACGAGGTCCGAGCCTTCGCGGAGGAGGAAGCGATGCTCGAGGCCTTTATCGAGTACATCGACGACACCGATCCAGACATCCTCACGGGCTGGAACTTCGAGGACTTCGACGCGCCGTACTTCCTCGACCGCCTCGAGGAACTCGCGGGACCCCACCACGAGTACGACCTCTCTATCGACCAACTCTCTCGCGTCGACGAGGTCTGGCGCAGCAACTGGGGCGGCCCCGACATCAAGGGCCGCATCGTCTTCGACCTGCTCTACGCCTACCAGCGGACGGTCTTCTCCGAACTCGACTCCTACCGGTTGGATGCGGTCGGCGAGGCTGAACTGGGCGTCGGGAAGGAGCGCTACGCCGGTGACATCGGCGACCTCTGGGAGGGCGATCCGACCAGGCTGCTCGAGTACAACCTCCGGGACGTGGAGCTCTGCGTCGAACTCGACCGCCAGCAGGAAATCATCACCTTCTGGGACGAGGTGCGCTCGTTCGTCGGCTGTAAACTCGAGGACGCGCCGACGCCGGGCGACGCGGTCGACATGTACGTCCTCCACGAGGCCTACGGGCGGTTCGCGCTGCCCTCGAAGGGGCAACAGGAGGCCGGCGAGGAGTACGAGGGCGGCGCGGTGTTCGAGCCGATCACGGGCGTCAAGGAAAACGTCACCGTGCTCGACCTGAAGTCGCTGTATCCGATGTGCATGACGACGATTAACGCCTCGCCGGAGACGCGAGTCGATCCCGACGAGTACGACGGGGAGACCTACGTTGCGCCGACCAGGCCCGAACCGACTCACTTTCGGAAGGAACCGGACGGCGTCATGCGGGAGATGATCAACGAGTTGCTGGCCGAACGCGAGGAGAAGAAGTCCCAGCGCAACGAGTACGAACCCGGTTCCAGAGAGTACGAGCAGTACGACCGACAGCAGGGCGCGGTCAAGGTCATCATGAACTCGCTCTACGGGGTGTCGGGGTGGGAACAATTTCGGCTCTACGATAAGGACGCGGCATCCGCGATCACCGCGACCGGCCGCGAAGTGATCGAGTTCACGGATACCGCCGCAGGCGAGCTGGACTACACCGTTGCGTACGGGGACACGGACAGCGTCATGCTCGAGCTCGGCCCCGACGTGTCGAAAGAGGAAGCACTCGAGCAGTCCTTCGAGATCGAGGAGTACATCAACGGCCGCTACGACGACTTCGCGCGCGAGGACCTGAACGCCGAGGAACACCGCTTCCAGATCGAGTTCGAGAAGCTCTACCGCCGATTCTTCCAGGCCGGCAAGAAGAAGCGCTACGCGGGCCACATCACCTGGAAGGAGGGCAAGGACGTCAACAACGTCGACATCGTCGGCTTCGAGTACCAGCGCTCGGATATCGCCCCGATCACCAAGGAGGTCCAACACCGGGTCATCGAGATGATCGTCCGCGAGGGTGATGTCGAAGGCGCGAAGGAGTACGTCAACGGCATCATCGAGGACGTCCTGGACGGTGACATCTCGCTCGAGGATATCGCGATTCCGGGCGGGATCGGCAAGCGACTGGACAACTACGACACCGACACGGCGCAGGTCCGCGGCGCGAAGTACGCTAACCTGCTGCTTGGAACCAACTTCCAGCGCGGAAGCAAACCAAAGCGCCTCTACCTCGACCGCGTCGATCCGTCGTTCTTCGAGCGCCTCGAGGCGGAGGAAGGGTTCGACGCCCGAACCGACCCGCTCTACGGCGCGTTCAAGCGCGACCCCGACGTCATCTGTTTCGAGTACGAGGACCAGATCCCCGAGGAGTTCGAGGTCGACTACGACAAGATGCTCGAGAAGACGCTGCAGGGACCGATCGAGCGGATCCTCGAGGCGCTCGACATCTCGTGGGACGAAGTGAAGAGCGGGCAGGAGCAGACGGGCCTGGACAGCTACATGTGA
- a CDS encoding metal-dependent transcriptional regulator, with product MNTADQYLKAIYLAQRIEDGPASTGTLADLLEVSPASVNEMIGKLQDRELVDHEKYKGASLTDEGLERAHNALQTYCIIERFLANVLEVEEFRDEARALESVIDDTVAERLDTIIDRPEQCPDCFDAEADCCELLELEAGGHAD from the coding sequence ATGAACACCGCAGATCAATATCTCAAAGCGATCTATCTGGCGCAGCGAATCGAGGATGGCCCCGCATCGACCGGAACGCTTGCGGACCTGCTCGAGGTGAGTCCGGCCAGCGTCAACGAGATGATCGGTAAACTCCAGGACCGCGAACTCGTCGACCACGAGAAGTACAAGGGTGCCAGTCTGACCGACGAAGGACTCGAGCGCGCCCACAATGCCCTCCAGACATACTGTATCATCGAGCGATTCCTCGCGAACGTCCTCGAGGTCGAGGAGTTTCGCGACGAGGCCCGCGCCCTCGAGAGCGTCATCGACGACACCGTCGCGGAACGGCTGGACACGATCATCGACCGGCCCGAGCAGTGTCCCGACTGTTTCGATGCGGAAGCGGACTGCTGTGAACTGCTCGAACTCGAGGCCGGCGGTCACGCGGACTGA
- a CDS encoding ferritin-like domain-containing protein: MSLGQRVSSDHQLTRLLQIGVVLEELVESRAAHHIESLPPQERAEFDEEVEELLAEAAAESADHRERLEALIDDLEAETVGYEEINALVDAQYGPPADTDGVLYDQLANEETAYKFYDDLINAIEASDAAFAVDRDRLLETLYSIREEEKEGVEEVTEIMEHRA, translated from the coding sequence ATGAGTCTGGGACAGCGTGTCTCGAGCGACCACCAGTTGACCCGATTGCTGCAGATCGGGGTCGTACTGGAGGAACTCGTCGAGTCACGCGCCGCCCACCACATCGAGTCCCTGCCCCCCCAGGAGCGGGCGGAGTTCGACGAGGAGGTGGAGGAGTTGCTCGCCGAGGCGGCCGCCGAGTCGGCCGACCACCGCGAGCGACTCGAGGCGCTGATCGACGATCTCGAGGCGGAAACGGTCGGATACGAGGAGATCAACGCGCTGGTCGACGCCCAGTACGGGCCGCCAGCGGATACGGACGGCGTCCTCTACGATCAGTTGGCGAACGAGGAGACGGCCTACAAGTTCTACGACGACCTGATCAACGCGATCGAGGCGTCGGACGCCGCGTTCGCCGTCGATCGAGATCGGCTGCTCGAGACGCTGTACAGCATCCGCGAGGAGGAAAAAGAGGGCGTCGAGGAAGTGACCGAGATCATGGAGCACAGAGCATGA
- a CDS encoding ABC transporter ATP-binding protein has product MARLELNNLHAEVAEGDEKILEGVNLEVQSGEIHALMGPNGSGKSTTAKVIAGHPAYEVTEGEVLLHLEDEEFGEDIEIDEDQRTWNLLDLEPNERAALGIFLGFQYPAEIEGVTMTNFLRTALNAKIEEREELFEDEDGEEVEEEDDGFETSPMEGNVDEGEVGVAEFQGILQEKMEQLEMDEKFAQRYLNAGFSGGEKKQNEVLQAAILEPSIAVLDEIDSGLDIDRLQDVSNGINALRDEQGTGILQITHYQRILDYVEPDHVHVMLDGQIAKSGGPELAEKLEDKGYDWVREEVYGTA; this is encoded by the coding sequence ATGGCACGTCTCGAACTAAACAACCTGCATGCGGAAGTCGCGGAGGGCGACGAGAAGATTCTCGAGGGCGTAAACCTCGAAGTACAGTCGGGCGAGATCCACGCCCTGATGGGGCCGAACGGCTCCGGGAAGTCGACGACCGCGAAGGTCATCGCCGGCCACCCCGCCTACGAGGTCACCGAGGGCGAGGTTCTCCTCCACCTCGAGGACGAGGAGTTCGGCGAGGATATCGAGATCGACGAGGACCAGCGAACCTGGAACCTGCTCGATCTCGAGCCCAACGAGCGCGCCGCGCTCGGCATCTTCCTCGGCTTCCAGTATCCGGCCGAGATCGAGGGCGTCACGATGACGAACTTCCTCCGAACGGCGCTGAACGCCAAGATCGAGGAGCGAGAGGAACTCTTCGAGGACGAAGACGGTGAGGAAGTCGAAGAAGAAGACGACGGCTTCGAGACCTCGCCGATGGAAGGCAACGTCGACGAAGGCGAAGTCGGCGTCGCCGAGTTCCAGGGGATCCTTCAGGAGAAGATGGAACAGCTGGAGATGGACGAGAAGTTCGCCCAGCGCTACCTCAACGCCGGCTTCTCCGGCGGGGAGAAGAAACAGAACGAAGTGCTGCAGGCCGCCATCCTCGAACCCTCGATCGCCGTCCTCGACGAGATCGACTCCGGGCTCGACATCGACCGGCTGCAGGACGTCTCGAACGGGATCAACGCGCTGCGCGACGAGCAGGGCACCGGGATCCTCCAGATCACCCACTACCAGCGCATCCTCGACTACGTCGAGCCCGATCACGTCCACGTGATGCTCGACGGGCAGATCGCCAAGAGCGGCGGTCCCGAACTCGCCGAGAAGCTCGAGGATAAGGGGTACGACTGGGTCCGCGAGGAAGTCTACGGCACCGCGTAA
- the rad50 gene encoding DNA double-strand break repair ATPase Rad50, with protein MRVDRVRLLNFKCYGDADLSLERGVTVVHGVNGSGKSTLLEAVFFALYGSKALDERTLDDVITTGEEECEIELWFTHDGREYQIERHLKLRGDRATTTKCVLETPTETIEGARDVRREVTELLRMDAEAFVNCAYVRQGEVNKLIHASPSDRQDMIDDLLQLGALEDYRERASDARLGVKTVLDGQQEVLEDVGKQVQKKEDKDLHERLNGLESRRTDITDEIDRFESQREQAQETLEAAADVLERHEETREEIAELDDEIGELRSKISETERKREDATDEISEIRSRREELADERADLLEDVDLEAADPDEEVVRNRIDELEARDEELRDDLESVRVTITEGTNEIERLREEADELESQAEGARENADELEDQIEADEETIADREEKLDDLDEQIDDARATFDDAPVEFGVAGSHLEDLETEREELVSAHNDITADIRAAENAIEEGERLLEEGKCPECGQPVEDSPHVDVLDERREELADLEAEREDLETERDDVDERIDRAEELREAERRVDRLEENRDNIEQLLTEKRESLADRRDQRDQLRDDAEEYEADAEEKRAAADEREEEVADAREALGEINTERGEISETLESLERSSEIADERADLESDIETLRERLQDWETMNDERREGLTEKRDRKRELESAFDEERVETARADKQNAETYIEQVDEKLAELEEQRNGIQNAIGAVENELEELERLRERLETVEDRCEQLESLYDEAETLQTTYGELRAELRQRNVETLERLLNETFDLVYQNDSYAAIDLDGDYRLTVYQKDGEALEPEQLSGGERALFNLSLRCAIYRLLAEGVEGTAPMPPLILDEPTVFLDSGHVTQLVSLVESMRDLGVEQIVVVSHDEELVGAADSIVRVEKDATSNRSRLERGQPPEAELLASD; from the coding sequence GTGAGAGTCGATCGCGTCCGCCTGTTGAACTTCAAGTGTTACGGCGACGCCGACCTCTCGCTCGAGCGCGGCGTCACCGTCGTCCACGGCGTTAACGGCAGCGGGAAGTCGACGCTGCTCGAGGCGGTCTTCTTCGCGCTCTACGGCTCGAAAGCGCTGGACGAGCGCACCCTCGATGACGTCATCACGACCGGCGAGGAGGAGTGCGAGATCGAGCTATGGTTCACCCACGACGGTCGCGAGTACCAGATCGAACGCCACCTCAAACTCCGCGGTGATCGCGCGACGACGACCAAATGCGTCCTCGAGACGCCGACGGAGACCATCGAGGGCGCTCGAGACGTTCGTCGGGAGGTGACCGAACTCCTGCGGATGGACGCCGAGGCGTTCGTCAACTGCGCGTACGTCCGACAGGGCGAGGTGAACAAGCTCATTCACGCTTCGCCGAGCGATCGCCAGGACATGATCGACGACCTCCTCCAGCTCGGCGCGCTCGAGGACTACCGCGAGCGGGCCAGCGACGCTCGACTCGGCGTCAAAACCGTCCTCGACGGCCAGCAGGAGGTGCTCGAGGACGTCGGAAAACAGGTCCAGAAAAAGGAGGATAAGGACCTCCACGAGCGACTGAACGGCCTCGAGTCCCGCCGCACGGACATCACCGACGAGATCGATCGGTTCGAGTCACAGCGCGAGCAGGCTCAGGAGACGCTCGAGGCCGCCGCGGACGTCCTCGAGCGCCACGAGGAGACCCGCGAGGAGATCGCGGAGCTCGACGACGAAATCGGTGAGCTACGGTCGAAAATTTCGGAGACCGAGCGCAAGCGCGAGGACGCGACCGACGAGATCAGTGAAATCCGGAGCCGACGCGAGGAGCTCGCGGACGAGCGCGCCGACCTCCTCGAGGACGTCGATCTCGAGGCGGCCGATCCCGACGAGGAGGTCGTTCGGAACCGCATCGACGAACTCGAGGCCCGCGACGAGGAGCTTCGAGACGACCTCGAGTCGGTCCGAGTGACGATCACGGAAGGGACCAACGAGATCGAGCGGCTCCGTGAGGAGGCCGACGAACTCGAGTCACAGGCCGAGGGGGCCCGCGAGAACGCCGACGAACTCGAGGACCAGATCGAGGCCGACGAGGAGACGATCGCCGATCGCGAGGAGAAACTCGACGACCTCGACGAACAGATTGACGACGCGCGGGCGACGTTCGACGACGCGCCGGTCGAGTTCGGGGTGGCCGGATCGCACCTCGAGGACCTCGAGACCGAGCGCGAGGAACTCGTCTCGGCGCACAACGACATCACCGCCGATATCCGAGCCGCCGAGAACGCGATCGAAGAGGGCGAACGACTGCTCGAGGAGGGGAAGTGTCCCGAGTGCGGACAGCCGGTCGAAGACTCCCCCCACGTCGACGTGCTGGACGAACGCCGGGAGGAACTCGCCGATCTCGAGGCCGAACGCGAGGACCTCGAGACCGAGCGCGACGACGTCGACGAGCGGATCGACCGCGCCGAGGAACTGCGAGAGGCCGAACGGCGGGTCGATCGGCTCGAGGAGAACCGTGACAACATCGAGCAGCTGCTCACGGAGAAACGCGAAAGCCTTGCAGACCGGCGTGACCAGCGCGATCAGTTGCGGGACGACGCCGAGGAGTACGAGGCCGACGCCGAGGAGAAGCGGGCCGCAGCGGATGAGCGCGAGGAGGAGGTCGCTGACGCGCGCGAAGCGCTCGGCGAGATCAACACCGAGCGCGGGGAAATCTCGGAGACGCTCGAGTCACTCGAGCGCAGCTCGGAAATCGCCGACGAACGAGCCGACCTCGAGAGCGACATCGAAACCCTCCGCGAGCGCCTGCAAGACTGGGAGACGATGAACGACGAGCGCCGAGAGGGACTGACCGAAAAGCGCGACCGCAAGCGCGAACTCGAGTCGGCGTTCGACGAGGAGCGAGTCGAAACCGCGCGAGCGGACAAGCAAAACGCAGAGACGTACATCGAACAGGTCGACGAGAAACTCGCGGAGCTCGAGGAGCAACGAAACGGGATCCAGAACGCCATCGGTGCCGTCGAGAACGAACTCGAGGAACTCGAGCGCCTCCGGGAGCGCCTCGAGACGGTCGAGGATCGGTGCGAGCAACTCGAGTCGCTCTACGACGAAGCCGAGACGCTGCAGACGACCTACGGGGAGCTACGGGCGGAACTGCGCCAGCGCAACGTCGAGACCCTCGAACGACTGCTCAACGAGACGTTCGATCTCGTCTACCAGAACGACTCCTATGCGGCGATCGACCTCGACGGCGATTACCGGCTGACGGTCTATCAGAAGGACGGCGAGGCGCTCGAGCCCGAACAGCTTTCGGGGGGCGAGCGGGCGTTGTTCAACCTCAGCCTGCGGTGTGCGATCTACCGATTGCTCGCGGAGGGTGTCGAGGGAACGGCCCCGATGCCGCCGCTGATCTTGGACGAGCCGACCGTCTTCCTCGATTCGGGCCACGTCACGCAGCTCGTCTCGCTGGTCGAGTCGATGCGCGATCTCGGCGTCGAACAGATCGTGGTCGTCAGCCACGACGAGGAACTCGTCGGCGCGGCCGACTCCATCGTTCGCGTCGAAAAAGACGCCACGTCGAACCGCTCGCGGCTCGAGCGCGGTCAGCCGCCGGAGGCGGAACTGCTCGCGTCGGACTGA
- the sufD gene encoding Fe-S cluster assembly protein SufD — MSAGTQVHANLTEEQVREISGDLDEPEWLLETRLEALDALEELEMPDVIRTPGRDWTNLHELDFESLVDPLNAAENKDQVGPDEAEVLSWADAVQEHEDLLKEHFGSTVDPQENYLTALSTALFSTGTVVYVPEGVDAEDVAIRTEQNSRSLFNYTLVVTEESSSVTIIERQSTGAEQDEQYYSGVVEVAAGENSYVQYGSLQNLSEEAYNFTVKRGVADTYATIDWIEGNIGTQLTKTEVSTTLSGDSSETQIVGAFYGHNDQHFDLDAKVWHRAEHTTADLVTRGVTDDVARSVYEGVQDVGADAWDTSSYQRENTLMLSDESEADASPKLIINNHDTEASHSATVGQIDAEDLFYMTSRGVDPRSARNMLVEGFFVPVLEEIDVDELRDDLEGLIGARLRQRD, encoded by the coding sequence ATGAGTGCAGGAACGCAGGTACACGCCAATCTAACGGAAGAACAGGTACGCGAGATCAGCGGCGACCTCGACGAGCCCGAGTGGCTCCTCGAGACCCGTCTCGAGGCCCTCGACGCGCTCGAGGAACTCGAGATGCCCGACGTCATCCGGACGCCGGGTCGGGACTGGACGAACCTCCACGAACTGGACTTCGAGTCCCTCGTGGATCCGCTGAACGCGGCCGAGAACAAGGACCAGGTCGGTCCCGACGAAGCCGAGGTCCTCTCGTGGGCCGACGCGGTTCAGGAACACGAGGACCTCCTGAAGGAACACTTCGGCAGCACCGTGGACCCGCAGGAGAACTACCTGACGGCACTCTCGACCGCCCTCTTCAGCACCGGGACGGTCGTCTACGTCCCTGAGGGCGTCGACGCCGAGGACGTCGCCATCCGAACCGAGCAGAACTCCCGCTCGCTGTTCAACTACACGCTCGTCGTCACCGAGGAGTCGTCCTCGGTCACGATCATCGAGCGGCAGTCGACGGGCGCAGAGCAGGACGAACAGTACTACAGCGGCGTCGTCGAAGTCGCCGCGGGCGAGAACAGCTACGTCCAGTACGGCAGCCTCCAGAACCTCTCGGAGGAGGCCTACAACTTCACCGTCAAGCGCGGCGTCGCCGACACCTACGCTACGATCGACTGGATCGAGGGCAACATCGGCACGCAGCTGACCAAGACCGAGGTCTCGACGACGCTCAGCGGCGACTCGTCGGAAACGCAGATCGTCGGGGCCTTCTACGGCCACAACGATCAGCACTTCGACCTCGACGCGAAGGTCTGGCACCGCGCGGAGCACACGACCGCCGACCTCGTCACCCGGGGCGTTACCGACGACGTGGCTCGCTCGGTCTACGAGGGCGTCCAGGACGTCGGCGCCGACGCGTGGGACACCAGTTCCTACCAGCGAGAGAACACGCTGATGCTCTCCGACGAGAGCGAGGCCGACGCCTCCCCGAAGCTGATCATCAACAACCACGACACCGAGGCCAGCCACTCCGCGACGGTCGGCCAGATCGACGCAGAGGATCTGTTCTACATGACCTCCCGCGGCGTCGATCCGCGTTCGGCCCGCAACATGCTCGTCGAGGGCTTCTTCGTGCCCGTCCTCGAGGAGATCGACGTCGACGAACTCCGTGACGACCTCGAGGGACTGATCGGGGCTCGACTGCGCCAGCGGGACTAG